One part of the Humulus lupulus chromosome 9, drHumLupu1.1, whole genome shotgun sequence genome encodes these proteins:
- the LOC133799358 gene encoding disease resistance protein RPM1-like, with amino-acid sequence MAESVVSFLLEKLSSLLEDEVKLVSSFRNEVVFVKNELDRIRAFLRSADAKEDQDEEIKVWVKQVREVAYDAEDIIDDFLYRFEHTKRHGFYGYLCKMARGIKNLKARLRIASQLQSIKLRVTDISEGRLRYGYKLSSTEIGSSSGTKPCYYSEVRSDARFLEEAQLVGIEPKKQALLSFLVKDTSQLRLAAVVGMGGLGKTTLVSSVYNDSRVKNHFHQLQAWVNISQLFKLDEVLKQIIQQFFKAMKLPLPDEVEKSTDTHFLKITIVDFLSDKRYLVVLDDIWDVDAWEAVKVAFRNNNNGSRVMITTRIADVASSSTNDLGGGILTLDPLSSEDSWTLFCAKAFQGKACPSHLKEISREILRRCEGLPLAIVAIGSMLATKDISRVGEWGIVDHSLWVKLQGNTRLKSMQAILSLSFNDLPYHLKHCFMYLSFFPEDYSIKRHVLIRLWIAEGFIEESEGRTLEEVANGCFNELLNRSLAQVNDRYSDGRVKSCRVHDILRETMLLKSKDQGFAAITNNKSSKRLPERVRRLSVHEGTNIDASGDNQLSQLRSLLIFTKEKDVWNKFMSSFSEQGSRLVKVLDCTCAPTTTFPQSITKLYHLRYLCLRDTAVSSIPPSIANLRHLETLDLKNTLVRELPSEILRLQFLRHLIVYDYKHYSITQGFKALKGMKSLSSLRKLCNVEAKQGETEPMVSVGRLTQLTRLGILQLGAEHGDALFSSIRELKLLRSLTLDSRTEDEALSFQFKSFSSLRLLQRLYVIGRVEKSLEGLQNLTNLCKLRLSGSRLQVDPLESLQDLPNLASLHLHEACDGESLCFKAGTFLMLTELYISRLENLRRVTVEEKALSHLEHMFLFDCKLLKEIPSGIERLRNLQQLKLVNMAAELTTTMYRGSQHGNYSKVMHIPRVFIGQWSPKCGGVGDWL; translated from the coding sequence ATGGCAGAGAGTGTGGTGAGTTTTCTACTGGAGAAGCTTTCGTCCTTGTTGGAAGATGAGGTGAAACTCGTGAGCAGCTTTCGAAATGAAGTTGTTTTCGTGAAAAATGAGTTGGATCGCATAAGAGCATTCTTGCGATCTGCTGATGCCAAGGAAGATCAAGATGAAGAAATCAAAGTGTGGGTTAAGCAAGTTAGAGAGGTCGCTTACGATGCAGAAGACATCATCGATGATTTCTTGTATAGATTTGAGCATACCAAGCGACATGGATTCTATGGTTATTTGTGTAAGATGGCTCGCGGAATCAAGAACTTGAAAGCTCGCCTTCGAATTGCCTCCCAATTGCAGAGTATCAAACTCAGAGTTACTGATATTTCTGAGGGGCGCCTGAGATATGGTTACAAACTGAGTAGTACGGAGATCGGCTCGAGTTCGGGAACTAAACCTTGCTACTATTCTGAGGTTAGAAGCGACGCACGGTTTCTGGAAGAAGCTCAACTAGTGGGCATTGAACCAAAGAAGCAAGCTCTTTTGAGTTTTCTTGTAAAGGATACCTCTCAACTACGACTGGCTGCAGTGGTCGGAATGGGAGGGCTGGGCAAAACCACTCTGGTGAGTTCAGTTTATAATGATTCACGAGTAAAGAATCATTTTCATCAACTCCAAGCTTGGGTCAATATTTCACAATTGTTCAAGCTAGATGAAGTTCTGAAACAAATTATCCAGCAATTTTTCAAAGCTATGAAGCTGCCACTTCCTGATGAAGTTGAGAAGTCCACAGACACCCACTTCCTAAAGATAACCATTGTTGATTTTCTTAGTGACAAAAGATATTTGGTTGTATTGGATGACATATGGGATGTGGATGCATGGGAAGCAGTCAAAGTTGCATTTCGGAACAACAACAATGGTAGCCGAGTAATGATCACTACTCGAATTGCAGATGTGGCCTCTTCCTCTACCAATGATCTTGGGGGTGGGATCTTAACCTTAGATCCTTTATCTTCTGAAGATTCTTGGACTCTATTTTGTGCGAAAGCCTTTCAAGGTAAGGCATGTCCTTCTCATTTGAAGGAAATTTCAAGAGAAATCCTAAGAAGATGTGAGGGATTGCCTCTTGCCATTGTTGCAATAGGAAGTATGTTGGCTACAAAAGACATCAGCAGGGTAGGTGAATGGGGGATTGTTGACCATTCTCTGTGGGTTAAATTACAAGGCAATACAAGACTGAAAAGCATGCAAGCCATACTTTCACTTAGTTTTAATGATTTGCCTTACCACTTGAAGCATTGCTTCATGTATCTAAGTTTCTTCCCTGAGGATTACTCGATTAAACGCCATGTTCTGATTCGATTGTGGATTGCTGAAGGTTTCATAGAAGAAAGTGAAGGAAGAACATTAGAAGAAGTGGCAAATGGTTGTTTCAACGAACTTCTTAACAGAAGCTTGGCCCAAGTAAATGATAGATATAGTGATGGAAGAGTTAAAAGTTGTCGAGTGCACGATATTTTAAGGGAAACTATGCTTCTTAAATCGAAAGATCAAGGCTTTGCAGCAATTACTAATAACAAGAGCAGTAAAAGGCTGCCAGAAAGAGTTCGACGACTATCTGTGCATGAAGGAACAAATATAGATGCATCTGGGGACAACCAACTATCTCAATTGCGCTCTTTGCTCATATTCACCAAAGAAAAAGATGTCTGGAATAAATTCATGTCTTCATTTTCTGAGCAGGGGTCAAGACTTGTCAAGGTGTTGGATTGTACATGTGCACCTACGACTACATTTCCACAGAGTATCACAAAGCTATACCATTTGCGATACCTATGTTTAAGAGATACCGCTGTAAGTTCAATTCCACCCTCTATTGCGAATCTTCGACACCTTGAAACGTTGGACCTCAAAAATACTCTTGTACGAGAGCTGCCTAGTGAGATTTTACGATTACAGTTTTTGCGACATTTAATAGTTTATGACTATAAACATTATTCAATAACGCAAGGTTTTAAGGCTTTAAAAGGAATGAAATCCCTTTCATCTTTGAGAAAACTCTGTAATGTTGAGGCAAAACAGGGTGAAACTGAGCCTATGGTATCCGTAGGAAGGCTAACACAACTGACGAGGTTAGGCATCCTACAGCTTGGAGCTGAGCATGGAGATGCACTATTCTCTTCAATTCGTGAATTAAAGCTCCTTCGTTCATTAACTTTGGATTCAAGAACAGAGGATGAAGCCCTTAGTTTCCAATTTAAATCCTTCTCATCTCTTCGATTACTCCAGAGATTATATGTAATAGGTCGCGTGGAGAAGTCACTAGAAGGACTACAAAACCTTACAAACTTGTGTAAGTTACGTTTGAGTGGTAGTAGGTTGCAGGTAGATCCGCTAGAGTCATTACAAGATTTGCCCAATCTAGCATCACTCCATTTGCATGAAGCTTGTGATGGGGAGTCACTATGTTTTAAAGCTGGGACTTTCTTAATGCTCACAGAACTCTATATTTCAAGATTGGAGAACTTAAGAAGGGTTACAGTGGAAGAAAAAGCATTGTCTCATCTCGAACATATGTTTTTGTTTGACTGCAAATTACTGAAGGAAATACCATCAGGAATTGAACGCCTAAGAAACCTCCAACAACTTAAATTGGTAAATATGGCTGCAGAATTGACAACAACTATGTATCGTGGAAGTCAACATGGTAACTACTCAAAAGTAATGCACATTCCACGTGTTTTCATCGGCCAGTGGAGTCCTAAATGCGGAGGTGTTGGTGATTGGCTTTAG